In one Halosimplex halophilum genomic region, the following are encoded:
- a CDS encoding Hsp20/alpha crystallin family protein, translated as MSTLRDALRDLPDAVFADVLESDDAYLLVIDLPGATEATVDAAVEGSRLRIEARREKDVPADFDYVEEERSLFLDVELPLPPGVTGAGASGTVDRGVLELELPKAEAAPETQIPIDD; from the coding sequence ATGTCAACGTTGCGTGATGCGCTCCGGGACCTGCCCGACGCGGTGTTCGCGGACGTGCTGGAGAGCGACGACGCGTACCTGCTGGTGATCGACCTGCCGGGCGCGACCGAGGCGACGGTCGACGCGGCGGTCGAGGGCAGCCGCCTGCGCATCGAGGCGCGCCGCGAGAAGGACGTGCCCGCCGACTTCGACTACGTCGAGGAGGAGCGCTCGCTCTTTCTCGACGTGGAACTGCCGCTCCCGCCGGGCGTGACCGGCGCCGGCGCCTCGGGGACCGTCGACCGGGGCGTCCTCGAACTCGAGTTGCCGAAAGCCGAGGCCGCGCCGGAGACGCAGATCCCGATCGACGACTGA
- a CDS encoding inositol monophosphatase family protein, with protein sequence MTDAHRRVAVAERAARAGGAVARQAFRGDLAVETKADKNDLVTESDRDAQRQVVSTVRAEFPTDAVVGEEDAVPVGTPGEEVEILSEVPETGDTWVVDPIDGTANFARGLRTWATAVAAVADGDLAAAAVYLPATEDMYAAGAETGTRNGTALSVSDRSDPETFAVAPVGRFERGTGDELGAIAEAVVDGLGDFRRFGSMQATLAFVASGELDAAFATYTPDPWDSLAGIHLVRRAGGTVTDLAGEPWTRDSEGIVASNGQAHEAVRAVARAADSA encoded by the coding sequence GTGACAGACGCACACAGGCGAGTGGCCGTGGCCGAGCGGGCGGCGCGGGCGGGCGGCGCCGTCGCCCGGCAGGCGTTCCGCGGCGACCTCGCCGTCGAGACGAAGGCGGACAAGAACGACCTGGTGACCGAGTCCGACCGGGACGCACAGCGGCAGGTCGTCTCGACCGTGCGCGCGGAGTTCCCGACGGACGCGGTCGTGGGCGAGGAGGACGCCGTCCCGGTGGGGACGCCCGGCGAGGAGGTGGAGATCCTGTCGGAGGTCCCCGAGACGGGTGACACGTGGGTCGTCGACCCGATCGACGGGACGGCGAACTTCGCCCGCGGGCTCCGGACGTGGGCGACGGCCGTCGCGGCGGTGGCCGACGGCGACCTCGCCGCGGCGGCGGTCTACCTGCCGGCGACCGAGGACATGTACGCCGCGGGGGCGGAGACCGGCACCCGCAACGGGACGGCGCTGTCGGTCAGCGACCGCTCGGACCCGGAGACGTTCGCGGTCGCGCCGGTCGGCCGGTTCGAGCGCGGGACCGGCGACGAACTGGGCGCCATCGCCGAGGCGGTCGTCGACGGACTGGGCGACTTCCGGCGGTTCGGGAGCATGCAGGCGACGCTGGCGTTCGTCGCGAGCGGCGAACTCGACGCGGCCTTCGCGACGTACACGCCCGACCCGTGGGACTCGCTGGCGGGGATCCACCTCGTCCGGCGGGCCGGCGGGACGGTCACCGACCTCGCGGGCGAGCCGTGGACGCGCGACAGCGAGGGGATCGTGGCGAGCAACGGGCAGGCCCACGAGGCGGTCCGGGCGGTCGCGCGGGCAGCCGACTCGGCGTAG
- a CDS encoding tRNA-binding protein — translation MESPFDMTIRVAEVEHAEPFPEANKPEMVKLRLDFGDETRQSAAQLGYHHEAADLEGQQVLAATDLGSVRIAGFKSEALTVGVPGDDGNPVLVTPEESVPLGGELY, via the coding sequence ATGGAGAGTCCGTTCGACATGACGATCCGGGTGGCGGAGGTCGAGCACGCCGAGCCGTTCCCGGAGGCGAACAAGCCCGAGATGGTCAAGCTCCGGCTCGACTTCGGCGACGAGACGCGCCAGTCGGCGGCCCAGCTGGGCTACCACCACGAGGCCGCGGACCTGGAGGGGCAGCAGGTGCTGGCGGCGACGGATCTGGGGTCGGTCCGCATCGCGGGGTTCAAATCGGAGGCGCTGACCGTCGGCGTCCCCGGGGACGACGGCAACCCCGTGCTCGTGACGCCCGAGGAGTCGGTACCCCTGGGCGGCGAGCTGTACTGA
- a CDS encoding ABC1 kinase family protein: MNPRAYWRFVVVTWQFLPLLVAYTRDRNRFVFFGRSRSVSPETQRERARVLLDTLLTLGPTFIKLGQLLSTRPDILPPEYIEELEELQDRVPPADWERAREVLEEEVGPVEETFEEFDTEAISGASLGQVYYATTPEGEVAVKVRRPGVEDLVESDLRVIRWSLPVLMYFVDESRSFSLQTLADEFDKTIREEMDYAREAEMLTEIKGNFADDSRIRIPAVDESRSTERVLTMEYVPGTKITDLDELDDRRLDRTELAETLQEAYLQMIIEDGVFHADPHPGNLAVQDDGTLVFYDFGMSGYVDPFIQDKIVDFYVAVADQDIQAILDTLVEMGTLSPEADRKVMADVLELAIADARGEDIEQYRVQQIVQQVEDTIYDFPFRLPANLALVLRVATVVEGVCVTLDPDFDFIDVATGYLREQGFLADTAREYVEDRVDEVQEATKSAVRTPPKLEEALDQAINEDLQVEVDLRDSQSLLDRVAKRLIYGMVLASAVFSSAVLVAFEQFAAAAVAVGFTVIVGVLLYLSFRDRKGIRAQPQFTRQSMRERDRERR, from the coding sequence GTGAATCCACGCGCCTACTGGCGGTTCGTCGTCGTCACGTGGCAGTTCCTGCCGCTCTTGGTCGCCTACACGCGGGACCGCAACCGCTTCGTGTTCTTCGGCCGGAGCCGGTCGGTCTCTCCGGAGACCCAGCGCGAGCGGGCGCGGGTCCTGCTGGACACGCTGTTGACGCTCGGCCCGACGTTCATCAAGCTCGGCCAGCTGCTCTCGACCCGGCCGGACATCCTCCCGCCGGAGTACATCGAGGAACTGGAGGAGCTGCAGGACCGCGTCCCGCCCGCCGACTGGGAGCGCGCCCGCGAGGTGCTGGAGGAGGAAGTGGGGCCGGTCGAGGAGACGTTCGAGGAGTTCGACACCGAGGCCATCAGCGGGGCCAGCCTCGGCCAGGTCTACTACGCGACGACGCCCGAGGGCGAGGTGGCCGTGAAGGTGCGCCGGCCGGGCGTCGAGGACCTCGTCGAGTCCGACCTGCGGGTGATCCGCTGGTCGCTGCCGGTGTTGATGTACTTCGTCGACGAGTCCCGCTCGTTCTCCCTGCAGACGCTGGCCGACGAGTTCGACAAGACGATCCGCGAGGAGATGGACTACGCCCGCGAGGCGGAGATGCTCACCGAGATCAAGGGCAACTTCGCCGACGACTCGCGGATCCGTATCCCGGCGGTCGACGAGAGCCGGTCGACCGAGCGGGTGCTCACGATGGAGTACGTCCCCGGGACGAAGATCACCGACCTCGACGAGCTGGACGACCGCCGGCTCGACCGGACGGAGCTGGCCGAGACGCTCCAGGAGGCGTACCTCCAGATGATCATCGAGGACGGCGTCTTCCACGCCGACCCCCATCCCGGGAACCTCGCGGTGCAGGACGACGGGACGCTGGTCTTCTACGACTTCGGGATGAGCGGCTACGTCGACCCGTTCATCCAGGACAAGATCGTCGACTTCTACGTCGCCGTCGCCGACCAGGACATCCAGGCCATCCTCGACACGCTCGTCGAGATGGGGACGCTGAGCCCCGAGGCCGACCGCAAGGTGATGGCCGACGTGCTCGAACTCGCCATCGCGGACGCCCGCGGCGAGGACATCGAGCAGTACCGCGTCCAGCAGATCGTCCAGCAGGTCGAGGACACCATCTACGACTTCCCGTTCCGCCTGCCCGCCAACCTCGCGCTGGTGCTCCGCGTGGCGACGGTCGTCGAGGGCGTCTGCGTCACGCTGGACCCCGATTTCGACTTCATCGACGTGGCGACGGGCTACCTCCGCGAGCAGGGCTTCCTCGCCGACACCGCCCGCGAGTACGTCGAGGACCGCGTCGACGAGGTCCAGGAGGCCACCAAGTCCGCCGTCCGGACGCCCCCGAAACTGGAGGAGGCGCTCGACCAGGCCATCAACGAGGACCTGCAGGTCGAGGTCGACCTCCGCGACTCACAGAGTCTCCTCGACCGGGTCGCCAAGCGGCTCATCTACGGGATGGTGCTGGCCAGCGCCGTCTTCTCGTCGGCCGTCCTCGTCGCCTTCGAGCAGTTCGCCGCCGCCGCCGTCGCGGTCGGGTTCACGGTGATCGTCGGCGTGCTCCTGTATCTCTCCTTCCGCGACCGCAAGGGGATCCGCGCCCAGCCGCAGTTCACCCGACAGAGCATGCGCGAGCGCGACCGCGAGCGGCGGTGA
- a CDS encoding redox-regulated ATPase YchF — MSYRIGLVGKPSVGKSTLFNAATMNDVPEGAYPFTTIDPSVGEAYVRVDCAAPEFDHSCTPNTGYCEAGKRFVPTKLVDVAGLVPGAHEGRGLGNQFLSDLNETDVLVHVVDFSGETDIEGEATEDHDPREDIDFLEEELDMWYLDILEKGVERYRSGYQGEDRDIETDLADQMDAFGINEDEMKQVILSQGLALDPDEWEASDREALAREIRLRTKPMVVAANKMDKPAAQANFDEITDESEYDHLTFVPVSAHAEKALKSADERGVVDYRPGDAEFEIVGDPSDEQAAGLEQIREFVAEYEGTGVQRALETALFDVLDAIAVFPGAEKPQDDGTFLQDCFVLPDGSTAEDFAYFLHTDIGEGFLHATDVRSGRQVGADTELDHRDVVEITTTN, encoded by the coding sequence ATGAGTTACCGGATCGGACTCGTCGGCAAGCCCTCCGTGGGCAAGTCGACGCTGTTCAACGCCGCGACGATGAACGACGTGCCGGAGGGCGCGTATCCGTTCACGACCATCGACCCGAGCGTCGGCGAGGCGTACGTCCGCGTCGACTGCGCCGCCCCGGAGTTCGACCACTCCTGTACGCCCAACACCGGCTACTGCGAGGCGGGCAAGCGGTTCGTGCCGACCAAACTGGTCGACGTGGCCGGCCTCGTCCCGGGCGCCCACGAGGGCCGCGGGCTGGGCAACCAGTTCCTCTCGGACCTCAACGAGACGGACGTGCTGGTCCACGTCGTCGACTTCTCCGGCGAGACCGACATTGAGGGCGAGGCCACCGAGGACCACGACCCCCGCGAGGACATCGACTTCCTCGAAGAAGAGCTGGACATGTGGTACCTCGACATCCTGGAGAAGGGCGTCGAGCGCTACCGCTCGGGGTATCAGGGCGAGGATCGGGATATCGAGACCGACCTCGCCGACCAGATGGACGCCTTCGGCATCAACGAGGACGAGATGAAGCAGGTGATCCTCTCGCAGGGGCTGGCGCTCGACCCCGACGAGTGGGAGGCGTCGGACCGCGAAGCCCTCGCTCGCGAGATCCGACTGCGCACGAAGCCGATGGTCGTCGCCGCGAACAAGATGGACAAACCCGCCGCCCAGGCGAACTTCGACGAGATCACCGACGAGTCGGAGTACGACCATCTCACCTTCGTCCCCGTCTCGGCCCACGCCGAGAAGGCGCTCAAGTCGGCCGACGAGCGGGGCGTCGTCGACTACCGACCCGGCGACGCCGAGTTCGAGATCGTCGGCGACCCGAGCGACGAGCAGGCGGCCGGGCTCGAACAGATCCGCGAGTTCGTGGCCGAGTACGAGGGCACTGGCGTCCAGCGGGCGCTGGAGACGGCGCTGTTCGACGTGCTCGACGCCATCGCCGTCTTCCCCGGCGCGGAGAAACCGCAGGATGACGGCACCTTCCTCCAGGACTGTTTCGTCCTCCCCGACGGCTCGACGGCCGAGGATTTCGCCTACTTCCTGCACACCGACATCGGCGAGGGGTTCCTCCACGCGACCGACGTGCGCTCCGGTCGACAAGTGGGGGCGGACACCGAACTCGACCACCGCGACGTGGTCGAGATCACGACGACGAACTGA
- the speB gene encoding agmatinase, which yields MFPGADAPRAEADYALVGAPLDASTSFEPGARFGPDRVRRYAEAFDDYDRHTDQQFSELALHDHGDVGPTADTGEYLTFLRGTCGDFREAGAVPLLVGGEHTVTVAGVRAVEPDVFVCLDAHLDLRESYAGDPLSHATVTRHALEVADRAVVLGARTGSEAEWERASEGDVRAVAPADVSDWEPDFDPDDSVYLSVDIDAFDPAYAPGTGTKEPFGIEPREGRRVVREVAPFAEGFDVVEVNDRDDGQAAVLAAKLLRAFVYSHAADR from the coding sequence ATGTTCCCCGGCGCGGACGCCCCCCGGGCCGAGGCCGACTACGCCCTCGTGGGCGCGCCGCTCGACGCCTCCACCTCCTTCGAGCCCGGCGCCCGGTTCGGCCCCGACCGCGTCCGCCGCTACGCCGAAGCCTTCGACGACTACGACCGCCACACCGACCAACAGTTCTCCGAGCTGGCCCTCCACGACCACGGCGACGTGGGTCCCACCGCCGACACCGGGGAGTACCTCACCTTCCTCCGGGGGACCTGCGGGGACTTCCGCGAGGCGGGCGCGGTCCCGCTGCTCGTCGGCGGCGAGCACACGGTGACTGTCGCCGGCGTCCGAGCGGTCGAGCCTGACGTGTTCGTCTGTCTCGACGCCCACCTCGACCTCCGGGAGTCGTACGCCGGCGACCCGCTCAGCCACGCCACGGTCACCCGCCACGCGCTGGAGGTGGCCGACCGCGCCGTGGTCCTCGGCGCCCGCACCGGCAGCGAAGCCGAGTGGGAGCGGGCGAGCGAGGGGGACGTGCGCGCCGTCGCGCCCGCGGACGTGTCCGACTGGGAACCCGACTTCGACCCCGACGACTCGGTGTACCTCAGCGTCGACATCGACGCCTTCGACCCCGCCTACGCGCCCGGGACGGGGACCAAGGAGCCGTTCGGCATCGAACCCCGGGAAGGGCGGCGAGTCGTCCGCGAGGTCGCGCCGTTCGCGGAGGGGTTCGACGTGGTCGAGGTCAACGACCGCGACGACGGCCAGGCGGCCGTGCTGGCCGCGAAGCTCCTGCGGGCGTTCGTCTACAGTCACGCCGCGGACCGATAG
- a CDS encoding molybdopterin-binding protein produces MDERRRSTAEGVGLAAARERLADHLAPVDRTETLPVSTAVGRTLAAPVAARRPVPGFDQAVRDGFAVRAADTEGATERDPAALAVGSELDADTAVRVDAGRPLPEGADAVVGHEAVATVGTEPDLKTVDGGELTVTDPVEPGDGVRSTGADVAVDEEVLAAGDRIGPSDPGLCTAVGRTRVEVRQRPAVGIVPVGGALVGGDPGEGEVVETDGTTVAEFVEATGGKVVLRDPVEPDPYALRPAVERDLTKDLLVTVGGTGGGESDRIVDAIAELGDVLADGVALDPAGTTTLSVVRERPVVSIPGDPVAAFVATTRFVAPAVARLADREPPEPRTVGAELADSIESDRGVESVVPVELDGGGEDDGGSGGEGATPIASPVADEPLSTLARADGWVAVAADRERAAAGETVSVERWEATV; encoded by the coding sequence ATGGACGAACGACGCCGGTCGACGGCGGAGGGGGTCGGGCTCGCGGCGGCGCGCGAGCGACTGGCCGACCACCTCGCCCCGGTCGACCGGACCGAGACGCTGCCGGTCAGCACCGCCGTCGGTCGCACGCTCGCCGCGCCCGTCGCCGCCCGTCGGCCGGTCCCGGGGTTCGACCAGGCCGTCCGCGACGGGTTCGCCGTCCGCGCCGCCGACACCGAGGGGGCGACCGAACGCGACCCCGCCGCGCTCGCTGTAGGGAGCGAACTGGACGCGGACACGGCCGTCCGCGTCGACGCCGGGCGGCCGCTCCCGGAGGGCGCCGACGCGGTCGTCGGACACGAGGCGGTCGCGACCGTGGGGACGGAGCCGGACCTGAAGACGGTCGACGGCGGCGAACTGACGGTCACGGACCCCGTCGAACCCGGCGACGGCGTCCGTTCGACGGGTGCGGACGTGGCGGTCGACGAGGAAGTCCTGGCCGCGGGCGACCGGATCGGCCCCTCCGACCCCGGGCTCTGCACCGCGGTCGGGCGGACCCGCGTCGAGGTCCGCCAGCGGCCGGCGGTCGGGATCGTTCCGGTCGGGGGCGCTCTGGTCGGCGGCGACCCCGGCGAGGGGGAGGTCGTCGAGACCGACGGGACGACCGTCGCCGAGTTCGTCGAGGCGACCGGCGGGAAAGTCGTCCTTCGCGACCCGGTCGAACCGGACCCCTACGCGCTCCGGCCGGCCGTCGAGCGCGACCTGACGAAGGACCTGCTCGTGACCGTCGGCGGAACCGGGGGCGGGGAATCCGACCGGATCGTCGACGCCATCGCCGAGCTGGGCGACGTGCTGGCAGACGGCGTCGCGCTCGACCCGGCGGGGACGACCACGCTGAGCGTCGTCCGCGAGCGTCCCGTCGTGTCGATACCGGGCGACCCCGTGGCCGCGTTCGTGGCGACGACGCGATTCGTGGCCCCCGCGGTGGCGCGGCTGGCCGACCGCGAACCGCCCGAGCCGCGGACCGTCGGGGCCGAACTTGCCGACTCGATCGAGAGCGACCGCGGGGTCGAGTCGGTCGTCCCGGTCGAACTCGACGGCGGGGGCGAGGACGATGGCGGAAGCGGTGGCGAGGGCGCGACTCCGATCGCATCCCCCGTGGCGGACGAGCCGCTGTCGACGCTCGCCCGGGCGGACGGGTGGGTTGCCGTCGCCGCCGACCGCGAGCGCGCGGCCGCGGGCGAAACGGTTTCCGTCGAGCGCTGGGAGGCGACCGTATGA
- a CDS encoding aminotransferase class I/II-fold pyridoxal phosphate-dependent enzyme, whose protein sequence is MDIEPFALERWLADHEHGAAVNLGDSGVRPLEADRFDTDPGTLGYVVPTNGDPDLRERVADRYDRGADELLFTCGTQEANLLAVLATLDRESHAVCVTPTYQSLHSLPAAVADVTRVELDAPDWTLDPEAVADAVRPDTELIVVNNPNNPTGRIHPQGTVEALYDLAAAADAYLLCDEVYRPLAAPDERVDPVASMGPHGISTCGLSKGWGLPGLRFGWLAGPEEVVSDAWQWKDYTTISPSAFGQHVARQALDREADLLAENREHVRRNRDLLDEFAAEHGLDWYLPAGATGFLTVPEEFASGEAFCRALVDEGVVVVPGETFDRPGYVRVGFGAERATLREGLDRMATVIERGGR, encoded by the coding sequence ATGGACATCGAGCCGTTCGCGCTCGAACGCTGGCTGGCCGACCACGAACACGGCGCGGCGGTCAACCTCGGCGACAGCGGGGTCCGACCGCTCGAAGCGGACCGCTTCGACACCGACCCCGGGACCCTGGGGTACGTCGTCCCGACGAACGGCGACCCGGACCTGCGCGAGCGGGTCGCCGACCGCTACGACCGCGGGGCCGACGAACTGCTGTTCACCTGCGGGACCCAGGAGGCGAACCTCCTGGCAGTCCTCGCGACCCTGGACCGGGAGAGCCACGCCGTCTGCGTGACGCCGACCTACCAGTCGCTGCACTCGCTGCCCGCGGCCGTCGCCGACGTGACGCGGGTGGAACTCGACGCCCCCGACTGGACGCTCGACCCCGAGGCGGTCGCCGACGCGGTCCGGCCGGACACCGAGCTGATCGTGGTCAACAACCCGAACAACCCCACTGGCAGGATCCACCCGCAGGGGACCGTCGAGGCGCTCTACGACCTGGCGGCCGCCGCCGACGCGTACCTCCTCTGCGACGAGGTGTACCGGCCGCTCGCGGCGCCCGACGAACGGGTCGACCCGGTCGCGAGCATGGGGCCTCACGGGATCAGCACCTGCGGACTCTCGAAGGGGTGGGGGCTGCCGGGGCTGCGGTTCGGCTGGCTCGCCGGCCCCGAGGAAGTCGTCTCCGACGCCTGGCAGTGGAAGGACTACACCACCATCTCGCCGTCGGCGTTCGGCCAGCACGTCGCCCGGCAGGCGCTCGACCGCGAGGCCGACCTCCTGGCGGAGAACCGCGAGCACGTCCGGAGGAACCGCGACCTGCTCGACGAGTTCGCGGCCGAGCACGGCCTCGACTGGTACCTCCCGGCGGGGGCGACGGGGTTCCTGACAGTCCCCGAGGAGTTCGCGTCGGGCGAGGCGTTCTGTCGGGCACTCGTCGACGAGGGCGTGGTGGTCGTCCCCGGCGAGACGTTCGACCGGCCGGGGTACGTCCGCGTCGGCTTCGGCGCCGAGCGGGCGACGCTCCGGGAGGGGCTCGACCGGATGGCGACGGTGATCGAGCGCGGGGGGCGCTAG
- a CDS encoding Nif3-like dinuclear metal center hexameric protein, with protein sequence MDLSTVCERYDERLSPGDYADVDASANGLQVGPDEADVETVAFAVDAAGATIDAALDRGADLLVVHHGVSWGGIDRVTGLDYDRIAPLIEGDLALYAMHLPLDGHDELGNAAGVADLLDLEAREPFGEVGPVTIGQRGRAADPFSPDELATLLESELDTGGEGVQYFDFGPGEIEDVAVVTGGGADWLEEAVDAGVDAFVTGEGKQKVYHQARDAGINVFLGGHYATETFGVQQLQGLADDWGLETTYIDHPTGL encoded by the coding sequence ATGGACCTCTCGACAGTCTGCGAGCGCTACGACGAGCGCCTCTCCCCGGGCGACTACGCCGACGTGGACGCCAGCGCCAACGGCCTGCAGGTCGGCCCCGACGAGGCCGACGTGGAGACGGTCGCCTTCGCCGTCGACGCCGCGGGCGCGACCATCGACGCGGCGCTCGACCGCGGGGCGGATCTCCTGGTCGTCCACCACGGGGTCTCCTGGGGCGGCATCGACCGCGTCACCGGCCTCGACTACGACCGGATCGCCCCGCTGATCGAGGGCGACCTGGCGCTGTACGCGATGCACCTCCCGCTGGACGGCCACGACGAACTCGGCAACGCGGCCGGCGTCGCGGACCTGCTCGACCTCGAAGCCCGCGAGCCGTTCGGCGAGGTCGGCCCCGTCACTATCGGCCAGCGCGGCCGGGCCGCCGACCCGTTCTCGCCCGACGAACTGGCAACGTTGCTCGAATCGGAACTGGACACCGGCGGCGAGGGCGTCCAGTACTTCGACTTCGGTCCCGGAGAGATCGAGGACGTGGCCGTCGTCACCGGCGGCGGCGCCGACTGGCTGGAAGAAGCCGTCGACGCCGGCGTCGACGCGTTCGTCACGGGGGAAGGGAAACAGAAGGTGTACCACCAGGCCCGCGACGCCGGGATCAACGTCTTCCTCGGCGGCCACTACGCCACCGAGACGTTCGGCGTCCAGCAGTTGCAGGGGCTGGCCGACGACTGGGGCCTGGAGACGACCTATATCGACCACCCCACCGGGCTCTGA
- a CDS encoding molybdopterin biosynthesis protein has product MSDRKEFRDLADPERAREGVASLDLSAGTERVPLEDARGRVLAERVDAGLDVPGFDRAAMDGYAVRAADTYGADSDPEVLPVVGSVHAGESPEVSLDEGEAAEISTGAVMPEGADAVVIVERTEEVEAGETDGDHPDREQDRRVRVETAVTPGENVMLAGADIAAGERALGPGTELTPREIGLLSALGVDEVPVRAKPRVAIVSTGDELVRPGGDLDHRAGQIYDVNSYAVATAVEEAGGEPVVYPHVGDDMAAMEETLVEAAADCDLVLTSGSTSASAVDVVYRVIEDRGELLLHGVAIKPGKPMLVGRIGGESGATGGESGGDEPGAAYVGLPGYPVSALTIFRTFVAPAIRSAVGLPEPRTARVDGEMAVGERTEEGRRRLLAVGLVEDADGRTLVYPVDKGSGATTTLTAADGVVDVPADTNALSAGDAVTVDLFSPDVRPPTLLGVGEDDPALSRLLDRLERPRYLARGSRGGLRELRDGLADVAVVAGPFDADGEGVADAAALGGWSREWGLVVPAGNPEGVSGLADLVDRDLSFVNRGTESGLRTSLSNALADLADERGVDRRDVTEAISGFDLAARAFESPARSVAAGDADAALGLRATATKLDLGFVPVGSQSVRVLANPERLEKASVRELDELLSDIGSVLDGLDGFETG; this is encoded by the coding sequence ATGAGCGACCGCAAGGAGTTCCGCGACCTCGCCGACCCGGAGCGCGCCCGCGAGGGCGTCGCCTCGCTGGACCTGTCGGCGGGGACCGAGCGCGTCCCCCTCGAAGACGCCCGCGGGCGGGTCCTCGCCGAGCGGGTCGACGCCGGGCTGGACGTGCCGGGGTTCGACCGCGCCGCGATGGACGGCTACGCCGTGCGGGCGGCCGACACCTACGGCGCCGATTCGGACCCCGAGGTCCTCCCGGTCGTCGGCAGCGTCCACGCCGGCGAGAGCCCGGAGGTGAGCCTCGACGAGGGCGAAGCCGCCGAGATATCGACGGGCGCCGTCATGCCCGAGGGCGCCGACGCCGTCGTGATCGTCGAGCGAACGGAGGAAGTCGAGGCGGGCGAAACGGACGGCGACCACCCGGACCGCGAGCAGGACCGCCGCGTCCGCGTCGAGACGGCAGTCACGCCCGGCGAGAACGTCATGCTCGCCGGCGCGGACATCGCCGCCGGCGAGCGGGCGCTCGGCCCCGGAACCGAACTGACTCCCCGGGAGATCGGCCTGCTGTCTGCGCTGGGCGTCGACGAGGTTCCGGTCCGGGCGAAGCCGCGGGTCGCCATCGTTTCGACCGGCGACGAACTCGTCCGCCCGGGCGGCGACCTGGACCACAGAGCGGGCCAGATCTACGACGTGAACAGCTACGCCGTGGCGACCGCCGTCGAGGAGGCCGGCGGCGAACCCGTGGTCTACCCCCACGTCGGCGACGACATGGCCGCCATGGAGGAGACGCTCGTCGAGGCGGCCGCCGACTGCGACCTCGTACTCACCTCGGGGTCGACCAGCGCCAGCGCCGTCGACGTGGTCTACCGCGTCATCGAGGACCGGGGCGAACTCCTGCTCCACGGCGTCGCGATCAAGCCCGGCAAGCCGATGCTGGTCGGCCGGATCGGGGGCGAATCCGGCGCCACCGGCGGCGAGTCGGGCGGGGACGAGCCGGGTGCCGCCTACGTCGGCCTGCCGGGCTACCCCGTGTCGGCGCTGACCATCTTCCGGACGTTCGTCGCGCCGGCGATCCGGTCGGCCGTGGGACTGCCGGAGCCCCGGACCGCCCGCGTCGACGGCGAGATGGCCGTCGGTGAGCGCACCGAGGAGGGGCGGCGCCGGCTGCTGGCCGTCGGGCTGGTTGAGGACGCCGACGGACGGACACTCGTCTACCCGGTCGACAAGGGCAGCGGCGCGACGACGACGCTCACCGCGGCCGACGGCGTGGTCGACGTGCCCGCCGACACGAACGCGCTCTCGGCCGGCGACGCGGTGACCGTCGACCTGTTCTCGCCGGACGTGCGCCCGCCGACCCTGCTGGGCGTCGGCGAGGACGACCCCGCGCTCTCGCGGCTGCTCGACCGGCTGGAGCGGCCCCGCTATCTCGCCCGCGGCTCCCGCGGCGGGCTGCGGGAGTTGCGCGACGGGCTCGCCGACGTGGCCGTCGTCGCCGGGCCGTTCGACGCCGACGGGGAGGGCGTCGCGGACGCGGCGGCACTCGGCGGCTGGTCCCGCGAGTGGGGGCTCGTGGTTCCGGCGGGGAACCCCGAGGGGGTGTCGGGGCTCGCGGACCTGGTGGACCGCGACCTGTCGTTCGTGAACCGGGGGACGGAGTCGGGACTGCGGACGAGTCTCTCGAACGCGCTCGCGGATCTGGCCGACGAGCGCGGCGTCGACCGGCGGGACGTGACCGAGGCTATCTCGGGGTTCGACCTCGCCGCGCGGGCCTTCGAGAGCCCCGCTCGGTCCGTGGCCGCCGGGGACGCCGACGCGGCCCTCGGACTGCGCGCGACCGCGACGAAGCTGGACCTGGGATTCGTGCCCGTGGGCTCGCAGTCGGTTCGGGTGCTGGCCAACCCCGAGCGCCTGGAGAAAGCGAGCGTGCGGGAGTTAGACGAGCTGTTGAGCGACATTGGTTCGGTGCTGGATGGACTCGACGGCTTCGAGACCGGGTGA
- a CDS encoding translation initiation factor IF-5A, translating into MATKQVEVRDLDEGSYVMIDDVACKINSYSTAKPGKHGSAKARVEAEGVFDGKKRNLSQPVDAKIRVPIINRKQGQVVSTSGDEAQVMDLETYDTFTIALPDGVDLSPDDDIEYLEMEEQRKIV; encoded by the coding sequence ATGGCAACGAAGCAGGTTGAGGTCCGCGATCTGGACGAGGGCAGCTACGTCATGATCGACGACGTGGCCTGCAAGATCAACTCCTACAGTACTGCGAAACCCGGCAAACACGGCAGCGCGAAGGCCCGCGTCGAGGCCGAGGGCGTCTTCGACGGCAAGAAGCGAAACCTCTCCCAGCCGGTCGACGCGAAGATCCGCGTCCCGATCATCAACCGCAAGCAGGGCCAGGTCGTCTCGACCTCCGGCGACGAGGCGCAGGTCATGGACCTGGAGACCTACGACACGTTCACCATCGCGCTCCCCGACGGCGTCGACCTGTCGCCCGACGACGACATCGAGTACCTCGAGATGGAAGAGCAGCGCAAGATCGTCTGA